GCATCGAGATTCTTGGGCGCGCGGGCGCGGCCGATCGCACGCAATTCTTGTTCCCGGAGTTCCTCCAGGTCCTCCGGCACATGGATCGAAACAAAAGGTCCATCGGAGGATTTCGGTGCGGCCGGTTCGAACAGATGGCCAAGCCGACTGTCGAGGCGGATGCGGCCGGTTTCGCCGGGGCGGCGTCCCGGCACCTTGGGTCGGGTTTCCACTTTTCGCCCTGCATGAACGCGGTTCCAATGTCCCTGTCGTGGCAGGATCACGCCGTAGGATCGCAGGGCTTTGCGCAAGCCCACATCGGACATGCCGACCTTTGCTGCGAGATCGCGCATGGGGGCTGACCAGGCAAAGTCCCAGAGTTGGTCGGGTAGGATATCGACGCCGCTGTAATAGACGTAACGCACGGGCTTTCGGTGCTCCTTTGCTTGGGGTGCGGAGCTAGATCGAATGGTATCGCGACGCACGCAATCATCGATCGGTAGAATTGGCGAGACGGCAGATTGGGTAAGGGCATCGCTAACCCTCCAAGCTTACCGCGCCGGGCTGTAAGCTGGGCTTAAGTCGGCTCCCTCACATGCGGCGCAGCCCTTCGGACGCAGCTAGCCTTATCCGGGCGAACCTTCTCCTGAGGCGCCCGTTAGACGGGCCTGCCAGCGCTTGAACTGTTGAAATCATTTGACAATTTTGCCTATGCGACGGCAGGGCACCATCATTGACAGCATGAATTCGCGAACCAAACCAACCACATAGACCGCACCTGACGGCGGGCCTTTTATCTCGCCATCCAAAAATCTTCTCGTCCCCTGTGTAAAATCACCGATCTCAGCGCGGTGGGAGGGCCGACCGGAAGGGGCCATCCAACAGCCCAAGGGAGGGCGGCCCTCCCATTGTCCCAGCACCATGATGGACATGGCGAGCTTGCGAATATAACGCGTCCAACAGCGATCAGACGTTGGGCCATCTGCTCGCCAGAACGGGCTGGCACTGTGAGAGCGCCAGCTCGTTCGATGCTTATCTAAGGACGATCAACCTGCCTTTTTGATGTCGGCCACCAGCACGCCGATCCGTTCCGAACAGACAGCCAAAACGACGCGGCCGAGTTCCTCGACCTGCACGCCAAGCCAGTCCAACTGCTCTTTCGTGATGCGGTAGTGCTTGGAATAGCGCGCCTTCACATAGGCTTCCTTCAGCTTGTCGAACAGCGCGCGATCCTGCCGTGTGTCCTGCGGCCAAACGTAGACAAGGCGACGGTCGATCAGTTCAGCCTGCCCTCTCAAGAAGCCAAGGTTGTGCACATGCGGCGTGTAGAAAGTGCATACCAGCAACACACAATGATACAGGCGTTCCGTCGCTTGATGCATCAAAAAGGCCGCGTCTTTGAGCCTACCCTGATCGGCACTGAACTTGGCAGTCTCCAACATGCCTGATGCGCTTGGCATCCACTCGCTGAAATACTCCTGCGCCATCTTGAGCGCCTGCTCGGGAGTCTTGGGCTTGGGCTGATGGAGTTCGACATCATCTCTTTCGTATAGCGCGATGCCATCCTTCGCGATGTCCATGAAAAAGTAGCGCCCATGCGCCAGCGCGTCGTTCACTTCCTGCAAAGTATGCACGATGAAGTTGACAGGCGTGCGAATGGCTTTGCTGATCGTCTGCTCGGCATAGAGCCTAGCGTCCAGCTTCGACCAATAAGCCACCCGGTCCGTCAGGCGCTTGTCATTGACGATGATAAGCAGGTCGTAGTCGGACTGATAGCCCTTCGCCGTGTGCGGCTCATCGATCCAGCCGCCGCGTGCATAGGAGCCATAGAGAATGACCTTGTGGATGCGCCCCTTCTTCTTCCACTCGTGACGTGCGAGCGAGAGGGCATCATCGAATTCCTCGAACACGATCTGCATCAGACGTTCAAGTTCGCGCTGCTTCTGCGCCGGGAGGTGATCGAGATCGTTTCTCATCAGCTTCCACCTAGCAATTCCGTCACGCCGATGCACCCGGTTACGCCGCTGATGGAGGTTGTGACCCCCGCGCCGCCGCGCGCTGCGCCACGCGCCGATCGGTCGCGGTTAGATAGAATCCGTAGGATTCTTCTATTAGCATTGTTAAAGGGCATTTTTTCCATGCAATATCATGATCTTAATACAAATTTAGGTTCCCGATAGGCCGAGTTTTCGGTTCCCGATAGGCCGAATCTGGCGGTTCCCGATAGGCCGAGTTGTGTCCGCACTTGTCCCAACGAGGCCAAAGATATTTGTTTCGTATGCGGAACAAATATTAAATTGCCCTTATTTCTCTTGTCCAGCTGGAGCCGGGCGCATCCGCATGGCTTTCTCACTGTCCGCATCATTCTGGCTTCCTGCAATAGGCCGCCTAACTGCTCAAAACTATCGATCCGGCTGTGCTCATGCAGGCAATCCGGCATGGTTCGCGCATGGCTGGGCAATACCCTGTGAGGCTGCGTTTTTCCTCATGCGGTGGGGTCCATCGCCATCCTTAATTCGCAGACCAACGGGTATGATCCGACTGCATCGGCGCTCCGGCGTAGAAAAGGCCATTCTGGCGATGAAACGTCATGTGGCGAAGCGAAGGCCCGTCATCGATAATCGGCAGCGGTGGCGGAGCGATTAGCTCCCCCTACGCCCCGTCGCTTCGTCACCACCTTTCATTTGGATGTGGAATTGTCAGCGATGCGATTGAGCGAGAACACCCTTCAGGCATCAGACCAGACCACGCGTCGAATAGAGCCTGAGGTTACGCCGATCACTGTGCGCATCCCCGATGCCTGCCGGATGATCGGGATTGGTCGATCCAAGATGTACGAGCTGATCCAGGAGGGGCGGGTCGAGACCGTCAAGCTGGGGACCAGCACGCTGGTCGTGGTCGAAAGCCTTACCGCTCTCATCGCTGGAATCAGGCAAAAACAAAACGAAAGGCGATTTTGATTTTAATCGAGATTGCCGTTTGACTTTAGCGATGGCGACTGAAGTTGGCACCTTGGTGCGGCTGGTAAAATCATCAGCAGGATAACTGACATTCTGGCTGCGACGCGCGATGTCTGCTTTAGCGGCGATTGTCTCCGCTGCCGGCTCGGCAAAGCTACCTAGATTGCCGACGGTCACCTTCAGAAAGGAGCCATAGTCTGCGTAAAAATGTGCGCAACTCTTTCCGCTTCATGCCATCTATAACCCTGAACATTTCATAGCGCGTGTCGGGATTTTAGGGTCGTAAATTCGCAATTTGTATGATGCTATATCGATAGGGGATTCACAGCTTGAATCGGGTGCGATAGTAATCCATCTTGATGAACCAACAACCGACTATTTTAGAGTTCACCCGGCAAGTCGAGCGGACCGATCGCCGACCAGAGTCGGACAGGTTGCGTATTGCAGTGCTCGGAATTTTCGGTGAACTCGGCTCTTTGATGAGTGAGATCAAGAAGGGCGTTCGCGAGGGGCCGAAGTACATTTCGTTTCGGACAACACTGGTCGAGGAAGCAGGGGACCTTCTTTGGTATTTTGCCGCGCTATCACTTACGATGGGTTGGGAGTTTAGCCGACTTTTATCCGCTGTCTTGGATGCGGAAGTCAGCGAAGGTAGCAGTTTCGCGAGTCTTCAGGGCCTTGTCGACAGGTTGCCGACCGATGCCTTCGACCCGTGGCTGTCTGCGGGTGAAAAAGCAGGCGCACTTGCTGCACACGTTGGGACCGGCGGTTCGGACGATGAACTTTACGATCTGGCAGTGTCAGCGCTGCGGGCTGCATTGATCGCTTTCAAGTCTGTGCAGCTGGCGTTTTCGGAGCCAATTGAGCATAATATTGAGAAAAGCCTTTCGCGCTTTCCGATCAGTAGAAAGCCACTCAAGCTCTATGATGAGAGGCTAACCGGTGAAGGAAAGGCTATAAGCGTCGATGAGCGTTTGCCTGCATTCCTGCCCGTAGAATTTCGAGAAAAGACCGTTGGGCGGAAGGTCGTTGTCGTGCAGTCTGCTTTCACGATCAAGATCGGCGATCCATTGACTGACAATATTGGAGAAGGAGATGATTATCGTTTTCACGATGTCTTTCATCTCGCCTATGCAGCTGTATTAGGATGGTCACCTGTTCTTCGAGCTCTTCTCAAAGTGAAAAGAAAATCCTATCCTGACTTGGACGAAAACCAAGATGGGGCACGTGCGATTCTCATTGAAGAAGGCATTTCAACTTTCATATTTAATCATGCAAAGCCGCATCTTTTTCGAGATTCGGCGGGTGTTGACTATCGTATTCTTTCGACGATCAAAGAATTTGTAAAAGGGTATGAGGTCGAAGATCAGCCGTTCTGGGCTTGGGAACGCGCGATTTTGCGTGGGTATGATGTTTTTCGCGAATTGACACATTTTCGAAGTGGACGAGTCACTCTCGACATGAGTAAGCGCGACATCTTTTTTGAACCATTGGATGTGCGATGAGTTGGGAGCAAACCTTCGTCGAACGCCTTGCGAGCGTTCAAATCTCCAATGTTTTCAATCCGTATTGCGACCATTGCGAAGTTCACGATCTCGTTGACGCGGCCTCGATTCGGCGCTCCAATCTCGAAGCGATACTGGATCTCAGAAAATCGACGAGTGTCGATAGCATTTGGTTTGGTCGCGATCTTGGATATCGAGGAGGCCGCCGGACAGGGCTAGCCCTGACCGATGAAGTGGCGATGTTTAGCGCGGCAGGCGCTCTAAAGGCGGGTCCCAAAATCGCCCGTGCGACACATGGAACGCCTGTTGCGGAACGGACGGCGGCTGTAATCTGGTCGCTAATAAATCGCCTGCGACGACCGCCGATGCTGTGGAATGCGTTTCCGTTTCATCCTCATGAACCAGAAGCGCCGTTCACCAATCGCGCGCACACCACGCGCGAACGCAGGCTCACCGGCTGGGCCATTGAAGCTCTTATCGATCGCTTTGACAACCCGCAGCTTATTGCGATCGGAAACGACGCCTCAAAAGCGCTCTCCGATCTTGGTTTTAAGCATCAGACGGCCCGGCATCCAAGCTATGGTGGGCAGCGGGAATTCATAGAGACTATGGAGCGACTCCATGGCCTCTCACCGACCTTGCCGCAGAAGGCTGAGCCAAAACTGCTTTAGGCAATTCCACCAGATTTCCAGCACTCAGCCAGTAGGGTCCGAGTGTCGCCCGCCTTGCGGTTCTTCGCCCCCAGGTCGAGCACGGCTTCTGCAGCGATGATTGTCAACGGGCCAACCTTGGCTCCGGTGCATTGTGCTACGAAGCATAGGAGTCGGGACAAGCCGATCAGATTTCCGAGCGCCCGTTCTATGTACCAATGTGAGCGGTAGAAGGCCGAAAGCCTCAAAACATTGTCTCTGTCGATCTTAAAAGAGACATGGCTCAAGCAGGGGCCGCCCAGATTGTA
This window of the Sphingobium sp. CR2-8 genome carries:
- a CDS encoding nucleotidyltransferase and HEPN domain-containing protein; protein product: MRNDLDHLPAQKQRELERLMQIVFEEFDDALSLARHEWKKKGRIHKVILYGSYARGGWIDEPHTAKGYQSDYDLLIIVNDKRLTDRVAYWSKLDARLYAEQTISKAIRTPVNFIVHTLQEVNDALAHGRYFFMDIAKDGIALYERDDVELHQPKPKTPEQALKMAQEYFSEWMPSASGMLETAKFSADQGRLKDAAFLMHQATERLYHCVLLVCTFYTPHVHNLGFLRGQAELIDRRLVYVWPQDTRQDRALFDKLKEAYVKARYSKHYRITKEQLDWLGVQVEELGRVVLAVCSERIGVLVADIKKAG
- a CDS encoding uracil-DNA glycosylase, which produces MSWEQTFVERLASVQISNVFNPYCDHCEVHDLVDAASIRRSNLEAILDLRKSTSVDSIWFGRDLGYRGGRRTGLALTDEVAMFSAAGALKAGPKIARATHGTPVAERTAAVIWSLINRLRRPPMLWNAFPFHPHEPEAPFTNRAHTTRERRLTGWAIEALIDRFDNPQLIAIGNDASKALSDLGFKHQTARHPSYGGQREFIETMERLHGLSPTLPQKAEPKLL